The following proteins come from a genomic window of Gossypium raimondii isolate GPD5lz chromosome 5, ASM2569854v1, whole genome shotgun sequence:
- the LOC105767579 gene encoding cypmaclein: MATTKTTLLLAVLCLFLVCEIGMLMVEAQVQRPECEGKCASRCSKSWKPKMCLKTCNACCNTCDGCVPPGPTANKEVCPCYAKYKNGKCP, from the exons ATGGCCACCACTAAGACAACCCTTTTGCTTGCTGTTTTGTGTCTTTTCCTAGTTTGCGAG ATTGGGATGCTAATGGTTGAAGCCCAAGTCCAAAGGCCAG AATGCGAGGGGAAGTGTGCATCAAGGTGCAGCAAGTCATGGAAGCCGAAGATGTGCCTTAAAACATGCAACGCTTGCTGCAACACCTGCGATGGGTGTGTGCCCCCTGGCCCTACTGCTAACAAGGAAGTATGCCCTTGCTATGCCAAGTACAAGAATGGCAAGTGCCCTTGA
- the LOC105767516 gene encoding ubiquitin-conjugating enzyme E2 30 yields the protein MASKRITKELKDLQKDPLVSCSAGPVGDDMFHWQATITGPADSPYAGGVFLVSIHFPPDYPFKPPKVSFETKVYHPNINSNGSICLDILKEQWSPALTVPKVLLSICSLLADPNPDDPLEPEIAHTYKTDRAKYESTAQAWTQKYAMG from the exons ATGGCATCTAAGAGAATCACCAAGGAATTGAAAGACCTGCAGAAAGATCCTCTTGTTTCTTGCAGTGCAG GTCCTGTAGGAGATGACATGTTTCATTGGCAAGCAACGATTACGGGGCCAGCAGATAGCCCTTATGCGGGTGGGGTGTTTCTGGTGTCCATTCACTTCCCTCCTGATTATCCATTCAAACCACCCAAG GTATCCTTCGAGACAAAAGTGTATCACCCAAACATCAACAGCAATGGCAGCATCTGTCTTGATATCTTGAAAGAACAGTGGAGCCCTGCACTTACAGTTCCAAAGGTGTTATTGTCGATATGTTCGTTGCTGGCGGATCCAAACCCAGATGATCCTTTGGAACCAGAAATTGCACATACATACAAGACGGATAGAGCCAAGTACGAGTCTACTGCTCAGGCTTGGACCCAGAAATACGCCATGGGTTAA
- the LOC105770341 gene encoding 50S ribosomal protein L21, chloroplastic, producing MASSATFSTLVLSSSFATQCNVANRHHQSCFLSSPPKIPIFSIPKPVSLKLTSLLSKTPTFFTIPKSSESDAAVVDVEPDNVEPEPEPEAAPEPEPEPASVVEASKEEPKREEIFAVVMIGGRQYIVFPGRYLYTQRLKGANVNDKIVLNKVLLVGTKTTTYIGKPVVTNAAVHAVVEEQGLNPKVVVFKYKKKKNYRRNIGHRQPNTRIRITGITGYQDYPAVTLES from the exons ATGGCGTCTTCTGCTACCTTTAGTACTTTggttctctcttcttctttcgCCACTCAATGCAACGTTGCAAATCGTCACCACCAaagttgttttctttcttctcctcccAAAATTCCCATCTTCTCTATCCCTAAACCCGTTTCTTTGAAGCTCACTTCTCTCCTCTCCAAAACACCCACATTTTTTACAATCCCCAAATCTTCTGAATCCGACGCTGCCGTTGTCGATGTTGAACCTGATAACGTCGAGCCCGAACCAGAACCCGAAGCAGCACCAGAACCGGAACCGGAACCAGCTTCGGTTGTTGAGGCTTCCAAGGAAGAACCCAAAAGGGAAGAGATTTTTGCTGTTGTTATG ATTGGGGGTCGCCAATACATTGTTTTCCCTGGAAGATATCTCTACACCCAGAGACTGAAAGGTGCAAATGTCAACGATAAG ATTGTTCTAAACAAGGTATTACTTGTGGGAACAAAAACAACTACATATATCGGAAAACCTGTGGTAACTAATGCTGCTGTACATGCTGTTGTTGAGGAGCAG GGACTAAACCCAAAAGTAGTTGTCTTCAAatataagaagaagaaaaattatcgGAGAAATATTGGTCATCGACAG CCAAATACTCGGATAAGGATAACAGGCATCACAGGCTACCAAGACTATCCGGCTGTCACACTCGAGTCCTAA